A segment of the Sphingomonas cannabina genome:
GATGCCCTCGTCGAAGTGGGGCGTGCCGATCAGCCGGTAGACGGTGAACTTGTCGACGCCCGGCGTGATCATCCGGACCGCGGCGGGATCGACGACCACGCCCAGCTTCTTGTGCTCGAGCGGCGTCGGGTGGAACGCGCTGGGATCGACCCTGCCGACATAAGCCGAGGTGGTGCCGGCCTTCTCCCCGGCGATGGCCGGCGAGAGACCGAGGGTGGCCAGAAGCGGAAGGGCGAGGAGCTTGAGGGTCATTGTGTCCTCCTTGAGATGATGGGGTTCACGAGGATCAGAACTGGAAGCCGACGCCGACGTTCGCGCCGACATGTTGCTGGGTGTCGTAGGTGGCGCCTGCCTTCACCACGGTCACGCCATCATCCATCACCCGCGACAGGCCGAGCGCGAATGCCGACTGGCCGCGATAGGTGCCGCCGCCGAACGCCAGCATCCCGCGACCCGGCTCGAACGCCTGCGGCATGCCCGCCGCAGCGAGCGCGCCGGCGGTTCCGGCATTGGCCTCGCGCCGGACCTGCGAGAGGTCGTACTGGATCCCGGCGACCTTCTGGTCGGTGTAGGCATTGGCCGACTGCAGCGTCTTCGACAGCCCGTCGTTGAGCTGCTGGACGTTGACCGCGTCGGTCGGCGCCACGCCAGCCGCGACATTGTGGATGGTCGCCGCCGACCCGCCCGGATTGAGCGTCACCGAATTATGGTCGGCGTCATATTGCACCGAATTGTTGGCGACCTGCTGCACCTGATGGAGCTGCGCGCCGTTGACCGCATCGGTGGAGGTGGCGTTGACCGCGCCCGCGCCGACGTTCTGGACGACGTTGCCGCCCATGTTGACGCTGGTGTTGGCACCGACGGTAAGCCCGCCGTTCGCCGTCACCATGCCGGCGAAGGTCGGATTGTCGACCACCCCGACCTGGAGCTGGTTGCCGTTCAAGGTCACGACGGTGTTGGAGCCGGCGGTGACGTTGAGCGTGCCGTTCGACCCGATGTTGGTCGACGGACCGCCGTTGGCCTGGATGTTCCAGCCCGCGCTCGCCGTCTGATTCAGCGACTGCAGCGCGTCGTTGACGTTGTTGTAGGTGTTGCCGCCGACGTTGAGTTGGGTGGTCACCGTGCCCGTGGTCGGATCATAGGTCGAGCCGCCGCCCAAGCTGTTCGCGACGCTGTCGCCGAGGTTGGTGACATTGTTGGCGACCTCGGTCACCCGGTTGTCGACGTTGGTGACGCGGTTGTCGAGGTTGGTCACCTTGTTGTCGACCGCCTGAAGCTGGCTGACGTTGACCGCATCGGTCGCCGCCGAGCCGGCGGCGACGTTGGTGACCTTCCGCTCGGCGCCCGCGCTGCCCACCGAGACCTCGCCGGCCGAGTTCTGCGGCGCGGTGAGGCCATAGCCGGTGTAGCCGCTCTCGGAGCCGACCGAAGTCGTCGCCCCGGCGCCCAGCGCGACGCTGCCCGAATGGGTGGCGTTCGCCCCAGCGCCGATCGCGACCGACTGGATGCCGTTGCCCTGGGCATTGGTACCGAGGGCGATGGCGTCGGCCTGGGCGACCTGCGCGTTCTGACCGATCGCGGTGCCGCCCGGTGCGGTCGCCTGGACGATCGCGCCATTGCCCATGCCGATGCCGTTGTTGCCGTTGACCACGGTCTGCGGCCCGATCGCGACCGATTCCTGGCCAATCGCCAGCGAATCCGCCGCCGTCGAGTTGGCATGGAAATACATGATCGGCGTCACCGCGAAGGACGACAGCGCCCCCGCCAGCTGACGGATCGTCACCGCATCCTGCGCCTGGGTGCCGTCGGCGACGTTGGTGATCTGGCGATAGGCACCGGCACTGCCGACGGAGATGGCGCCGAGCAGCGTCTGATCACTGGTATTGTAGGGAATGTAGCCGGTGGTCGCCGGGATCTGACCGACGGTCGGCGCCAGGGCGCGATCCGCGACCGAGCCGGCGCCGAGCGCCAGCGATCCGTCGACGGTGGCCTGGGCGCCGCGGCCCAGCGCCACTGCATTGCCGGCGCTCGCCTGCGCCTGATAGCCGAGCGCCGTCGATCCTACCCCCTGGGCGAAGGCGTCGGTCGGCGCGAGGCCCGTCTCGTTGGTGCGGGCGTAGCGGATGCCGTCACCGTTCGCGTCGGTGAAGACCGAGTTGGTATCCCCGGCGATGTTGGTGATCGTGTTGCCGAGGTTGGTGAGGCTGCCCTCGACCGTCGTCACCCGGCCGTCGAGACTGGTGAAGCTGTTGCCCAGATTGGTGACGGTGTTGCCGAGGTTGGTCACCTCCGTGCCGAGGCCGTCGACGGCCTGGTTGGTGGCGAACAGCTGCGAGCCGTTGATGGCATCGGTCGAACCGCCGTCGACCCGTCCGGCGGCGACGTTGGTGATGGTCCGCTCGGCTCCGGCCGCGCCGACGCTCACCGTCGAGGTGGGCGTCGTCCCCGCGAAGGTATAGGCCGTGCCGTTGATGGTCGTGCCGCCCGTGGCCACCGCAACGTCCGTGGTCGAGCCGCTGCCGAGGGCAATGTCGCCGGCGTTGTTGGCCACCGCATTGGGGCCGATCGCCACCGAGTTCGTCCCAAGCGCCTGCGAGTCCGGATCGCTCGAGTTGGCGTGGAAATATTTGATCCCGCCGCCGTTGTTGATGTTGGTGAGATCGCCCTCGATCGTCGTCACGCGACCGTCGAGATTGGTCACGTCGCCCTCGACCGTGGTCACGCGGCCGTCGAGGTTGGCGATGTCGGTGGTGTTCTGGTCCACCTTCTGGTTGGTCGCGAACAGCTGGGAGCCATTGACCGCGTCGGTCGAGCCTCCGTTCAACTGTCCGGCCGCGACATTCTGGATCTGCCGCTCGGCCCCGGCCGCGCCGATCGAGAAGGCCCCGCTCGGCGTCGCCCCGGCGAAGGTGTAGGCGGTGCCGCCGATCGTCGCCCCGCCGACCGCGGTGGTGGCGCCCGACACGGCATTCAGGCCGATCGCGACATCGCCGGCGTTATTGGCCACTGCATTGGGACCGATCGCGACCGAGTCCGTCCCCAGTGCCTGGCTGTCCGGCAGCGCCGAGTTGGCGTGGAAATACTTGATCCCGCCGCCGGTCGTGATGTTGGTAAGATCGCCCTCGATTGTCGTCACGCGGCCGTCGAGGTTGGTCACCTGCGTGCCGAGATTGTCGACCGCCTGGTTGGTGGCATAGAGCTGCGACCCGTTGATCGCGTCGGTCGAGCCGCCGCTGATCCGGCCCGCCGCGACGTTCTGGATCTGCCGCTCCGCCCCGGCCGCGCCGACGCTCACCACCGCACCTGCCGCCGGGCTGCCGCCGGCGAAGGTATAGGCCGTGCCGTTGATCGTCGCGCTCGGAGTCGGGCTCGATGCCGTCACCGTGCTGCCCGCGCCCAGCGCCACTGCACCGTCGAGGCCGGCGGCGACGCTCACGTTGCTGCCGACGACGAAGGTGTTGTTGGAGTTGATCGTGTTGTTGTTGCCGAGCGCGTAGGAGCCGCTGCCGTTGACCGTGTTGGGATCGCCGATCGCGCCGGAATTATTGCCCGTGACCTGATGGCCCACGCCTATGGCGATGGACCGTTCGCCGGTGACCTGGCTCTCGCCGCCGATAGCGATGCTGTTCTCGCCGGCGCTCTGCGCATTTTCGCCGAAGGCCAGCGCTCCCTCGGCGGTCGCTGTTGCACTGTTGCCGAGCGAGATAGCCCCTGCGCCTGCGGCCTCGGCCAGGCGACCGATTGCAACGGCGCCCAAGCCGGTGCCCGCTTCGGCACCATTGCCGATCGCCACGGCGCTGTCGAACGTCGCCTGCGACGTCGAGCCCAGAGCGACGGCGCGGCGGCCGGTGGCGTTGGTACTGTCGCCGGACGCAAGCGACCCCTCCGCGCTGGCGCGACTGAGACGGCCAAGCGCCACAGAGCCGTCTCCTGTGGCGGTGTTATTCATGCCGACCGACACCGCACCGTCGCCGGTCGCGGTATTGGCGCGTCCGACAGCCACGGCGCCGCCAGCGGCTGCGGCGGAGTTGGCCGTACTGCCGCTGCCGACCGCGACGTTCTGCCCGGTCGCGCCGGTTGTGGCGCTGGCGCCGATAGCGACCGAGGACGAACTGCCTGCGACGGCCGCATAGCCCATGGAAACCGACCGGCCGAAAGCGGCGACGCTATTCTGCCCGATCGCGACGGCCTGGAGCCCGGTGGCGGACGCCGCGGCCTGAACACCGGTACTGCCACCACCGCCGATCGCGATGGCGCCGACGCCGGTCGCTTGCGCGCCGCCCGCGCCGCCGCCGATCGCAACCGCACTACTGGTCGACGCGTTAGCATTGCTGCCCACGGCGGTGGCGGCGGCGCCCGCATTGGCGTTGCCGCCAACCGCGGTGCTGGTGTCCGACGAACTGCTCGCCGAATTGCCGATCGCCACCGATCCGATCGTTCCGCCGGTCAAGTTCGAAGCGCTGGCACCATTGCCGATGGCGATGGCATTTGGTCCGTTTACCGAGGCACTGGTGCCGAACGCCATCGAGTTGGCCCCGGCCGTCGAGGCACCCGTTCCGAACGCGATCGAATCGACGCCGCTGGCGTCCGTCGAGGCGCCGACGCCCAGCGCGATCGAACCGACCCCGAGCGCGCCGTCGTTGTTGTAGTTGCCGCCGGCCGTGCCGCCGTCGTTGACGCTGACATAATGGACGGCCGTCGCCTCGACCGTGTCCGCCAGCGATTCGACCGCCTGGTTGGTGGCGAAGAGCTGTGAGCCGTTGACCGCATCGGTCGAGACGTCGCTGATCCGACCGGCGGCCACGTTGGTGACGGTCCGCTCCGCGCCCGCCCTGCCGACGCTCACCGTGCTGGTCGGCGTGGCGCCAGCAAAGGAATAGGTGGCGCCGTTGATGACGGTACCGGCCGTGCCGACTGCTGCGTCCGAGGTCGAGCCACTTCCCAGCGCGACGTCGTTGGTGTTGTTGGCGATCGCGTTTTCGCCGAGCGCGACGGATGCCAGGCCGTTGGCGATGGCCTGCGTGCCCACCGCGACGCTGTAGACGTTGAGCGCGCTGGCGCCGTTGCCGATCGCCGTGCTGAAGTCGAGCGCGGCATTGGCGTTGTTGCCCAGCGCGACGCTGGCGCCGCCCCGGGCCGTCGAGGCCCGGCCGATCGCGACATTGCTCGGCGTTCCATCTCCGCCGGCCGTCGCGTCCCAGCCCAGCGCGATCGCGCCGGAACCGTCCGCGCTGGCATCCGTGCCCTGCGCGATGGTGTTGAGCGCCAGCGCCTGTGCGCCGGTGCCGACGGCGACGGCATTGGCGGTCTGGATCGCGCTGCCGCTCACGCCTGCCACCGCGCCCTGACCTTGGGCGATCGAGCCATTGCCGAAAGCACTGGCGTTCGTACCCAAGGCGACTGCGTTGGCCGCCCTGGCGCTCGCCGTGTCGCCCAAGGCGATCCCGGAGGCCGCATTGGCGACGGTCGAGCCCCAGCCGACCGCGATGCCGTTGGTCGAAGCCGTGTCGACGGCCAGCCCGGTGTTCGCCCCGATCGCGACGCTGCCGTCGCCTGCCGCCACGATCTGATTGCCGAGGGCGGTCGCGTTGGTGGCGGTCGCCTGGGCCAGATTGCCGATCGCGACGCCCTCCAGCCCGCTCGCGTTGGCCTGGCTGCCGACCGCGACGCTGGTGCCGCCGCTCGCCTGGGCGAGCGCGCCAATCGCCGTGGCCGCTACTCCCGCTGCCTGGGCCTGCGTGCCGACCGCGATGGCATTGAGATTGTTCGCGACGGTGCTGGTACCCAGCGCGAGCGAGTTGACGCCGGAGGCGGTCGAGTTGTTGCCGAAAACGAGAGCGCCGGCTTCCGAGGCGGTCGAGGTCACGCCGACCGCAGCCGAGTTGGCGCCGCTGGCTACGGTCTGCACGCCGGCCGCAAGCGCGTTGGTCCCGGTGGCGCCGTCATTGTTGTAGTTGCCCGTGACACTGCCGCCGTCGTTGACGCTGTAATAATGTGCCGCCGCGCCGGTCACCGCCGATTCCAGCGATTGCTGCACGGCAAAGAGCTGCGATCCGTTGATCGCGTCGGTCGAGCTGCCGTCGATCCGTCCGGCTGCGACGTTCTGGATCTGCCGCTCGGCGCCCGGAGCGCCGACCGAGACGACGCTGGTCGGCGTGGTACCGGCGAACGTGTAGGTCGTGCCGCGGATCGTCGTGCTGGCGGTCGGTGTGGCCGCAACCGTCACCGAGCCCGAGCCCAATGCCACGTCATCGGCGCTGGTCGCGGTTGCCCCGCTGCCCAACGCGAGGCCGCCGGTGCCGTTGGCCGTCGCAAAGAGTCCCAGAGCAACCGTTTCGTCGGCGACCGCCTTGGCGCCCGGCCCGAGCGCGAGGGCATTCACGCCCGCGGCGCCTGCCTCGACGCCGAGGGCAATGGCATCGAGGCCGCTGGCCGAACTGTTGCGGCCGACGGCGATGGCGCTGCCATTGCTGGCCTTCGACTGATTGCCCAGTGCGATGGCGGCGTCGGCGCTCGCAGCGGCGGTGTCGCCGAAGGCCAGCGCGCCGTTGCCCTGCGCACTGCTGGTGTTGCCCAGCGCCACAGCGCCCTGGCCGACCACCGTGTTCTGATAGCCGATGCCGACCGCGCCCTGCGCGGCGATGCCGGGCGTGCTCACCGCCTGGCCGCCACCGCCGACCATGTTGGTGTTGCCCATCGCGACCGAGCCGTTGCCGTTCGCGGTATTGTCCTTGCCGCTCGCGATCGCGCCGTCGCCGAAAGCGGTGTTGGGATCGCCGATCGCGACCGCGCCGTCGCCGCTCGCGACGTTGCCCGATCCGACCGCGACCGCCTTGCCGCCGGTCGCCCTCGATCCGTTGCCGATCGCGACCGATTCGGCCGCATCGGCGACGGTCGCGGTGCCGAGGGCGACCGCGTTGTCGGCGGTCGCATTGGCATTGAGGCCGATCGACGTCGTGCTGTTGGTGGCGACACCGATGCCCGCATTGGTGCCGATCGCGATATTGTCGTCGCCCGTCACCAGATTGCCCGCCGAGGCGTCGCCGGTGGCGTCATAGGCGACCGTGCCGTCGCCGGTCCCGAGGGCAATGTTGCGCGTGCCGGTGACGCCCGAGCCCGCGCCTCGTATGGCGTTGGCGACGCCGCCGCCGATCGCGGTGTTCTGGGCGCCGCTCACGAAGCCACCCGCTGCCACGCCGAGCGCGACCGAATTGGCATTGGTGGTCGAACCGGAACCCGCACCTTGGCCGACCGCGACGGCAGCCTGGCCGACAGCCCTTGCTCCCGATCCGAAGGCGACCGTGTAGTCGCCCTGCGCCTGCGCCTGATTGCCGCCTGCCAGCGAAGCGAGGCCAGTCGCATGGGAATCGCGGCCCAGCGCCGCTGCCTGATCGCCGGTCGCGCTGGTGTTGGCGCCGATCGCGGTACCGTTGGTGCTGCTCGCGATAGTGTCGCTGCCGATCGCGATGGAATTGGTTCCCGACGCGGCCGCCCTCAAGCCGGTGGCGGTGGAATTCTGTCCCGACGCCACGCTTTGGCGTCCTATCGCGGTGGCATCGTTCTGAGATGCCGTCACATCCGTGCCGATGGCAATGGCGCTCTGCGCGAGAGCGCCTGATGTCGGGACGGTGCGGGAGCCGAGATAGACGGAATTGATCGTGGTCGCGCGGGCCGCGAAGCCGATCGCGACGGCATTTTGGGCACCTGCGCTGGCGCTGGAGCCCTGGGCAATGGAATCCGTTCCGGACGCCGCAGCCTGGGCACCGAGCGCTATCGCCCGCTGATTCGACGCAGTGGCGCTCACGCCCAGGGCGGTGGACCAGAGCCCCGTCGCACCGGCTGAAACACCGATCGCCGTGCCGCCCTGTCCCGTCGCCGTCGCGCTGTTGCCCACTGCCACCGCCTCAAAAGAGGTGAAGCCGCCTGGAAGCGCAGTGCCGGCGGCGCCGCTGGCATTGGCGTTCGCCCCGATGGCGACCGGAGAGCCGGATCCGGTCACGGCTGCCTTCGCGCCGCCTCCGATGGCTACGGCATTGCCGCCGGTCGTGGTGGTCGCCGCGCTGCTCGCGCCGATCGCCACCGAGTTATTCCCCGACGCGGTTCCGCCGCCCGCTTGGTAGTTTTGGGCACTTGCAATCTGCGGCATCACAGCAATGCCGATTGCGACTGCCGCCAGACCGCCGATCATCCCCGAGGAGCCAGCCGACCCGAGCAGCGCGGAACGCACGCCGCCGCCGAAGCCCAGCGATCCGACGCCCATATCCTTGCGATCGACGCCCAACACCCGATGCGCCCGGCGCAGCACCGCCATCAGCCGGCGCCGCTGCGACCAGCTCGCGCCCTCGGCGCCGACGACCCAGTTCGCGGCAAAGCGGGCGCGACGAACGTTCTGCGACTCAAATCCGGACATGCCACTTCCCCTTGTTGAACTGGCCACGGCACCTCGGCCGATGGCACGGAGCGAACAGACACAGTTTCCCCGCCGCCCCGAGGTGCGAGGACGCTTCCACGAAATTCAGAAATTCAGTTCAGTCCGATCGGGAGCGGCGCGACGAGCCTCAGCTCATCCCGCCCCCCCATTCATCCGAAGTCTGCCCCTCGCGCGACGGTCACCACCACGCAGGCGCCGCCGCTGGAGACCAGCATCGCCTGCCCCTGGTTGCCGCCGAGGTTGTAGAGCGGCACGCCGGACAGCGATCCCGCCGCGGTGCTGCCCGCTGGCAGCAGAGCGACGACGTCCCTGCACGCGCGCTGGAACGGCGCGACGCGGACCAGCTGGCCCTCGCACTTCCCGCCGACCGGTGCCGCCATGACGATGCCGGCCGCCTGGGCGCTATAGCCGGGCGTGTTGTAGGTCATGCCGACCACGCCCTGTACGCCATGGCCATCCGGCGCACTGCCTTCGGTCTGTGCCTGGACGGTGTAGGCGGCGCCGTGGGAGACGGTCTGGCCCATGGCGGCGAAGAGATTGGCGCACTTGCGCACGCCCAGCCGCCCCGCCTGCTCTTGAAAGACGTTGACGTTGCCCGCGGGAGCCTTGGCCGCGGAGGGCGGGCGGGTCTCGGCCGATGCGCCGGCGGCGAGGGATATGGCGAGCACGGCGGCAACCAGGCGCCGGGCCCGCGGGCGAGAGACGTCCACGCGTTCTTCTTGATGCGATGAAGTGCAGACCTTGGAAGATCGTTCGGTCATGCAGACAAACCCCCTTGTTGCCAGACTGACGTCTAGGATCGACCCGTCGAAGGGGATGGATGAGCGCGAAACCCTGCTTTCGCCATGACCCGCCCCTTTATCCAGATCGGATACATTCAGACTAGGTCCATCTTCGGGAGAAGTTCAATATGGTGTTACAAAATTTTTCAATCGACATTAGTAAATGTGTAATAAACCAAGTAGGAATTAGCTAGACAATATCAACTGTATACGATTGCATACTATTTCCTACTAAATTCTACTGTTCTTCCGCGACACATTTTGTTGCGAATAAGTGCATATGAGCCGACGACTCGGGCGATCGACGGACTTGCGCGAATGCCAAGAAGGGCCGGATCGGAGATCGACTCCGATATGGCGGAGAACGGTAGCCGCGGCTTCTGCGGAGCGCTAGCGGGCGGGCGTCCTGCGCCGTTCCAGCCGGATCGGAGCGGAGAAGAGGTAGCCGCGGCCATGCACGGTCTGGATCGGGGCGGGATCGCCGGTCGCCTTTTCGATCTTGCGCCTGAGCCGGCGGATCACGGCGTCCAGATTCTTGTCGCCGGCCTGGTCGGTGCCGTAACCGAGCTCCGCGCGAAGCTCCGCACGCGCGATCACCGCACCGGATTGGATCAGCAGTCGCTGGACGAACCGCGTTTCCACAGCGGTCAGCTTCACCAGCCTTCGGTTCGGAGCCTGCAGCGTCCAATGGACCGGATCGAAGAACCAGCGCGGCTCCGCTGTCACGGGTGCCGGAACACGCATTTCGCCGCGGACGATCCGCCGGGCGAGGCTGTGCACCCCGTGAACCAGCTCATCGCCGGCGACTGGTTTCGCCAGGTGGAGATCGACGCCGCTCTCGAACGCTCCGATCCGATCCTGCGGCCGGTTGCCGACGGTAAGCAGAATGATGCCGACACCGCCCTTTCGGCGCAGCCAGGACGCGATCTCCAGCCCGACCTGATCGGACGGGCCGGCATCGATCACGACGATGTCATAGCTGTCCATCGCCATGCTTCGATAGAACTCCAGCGCCGACCCGGCGCCTTCAGCCTCGAAGCCCTCACGCCGCAGGCGTTTGTGCAATGGCTCATCGGAACCCGCCCCCTCTTCAAGAACGATGATACGCATTCAAGCCACCATGTTCATGGGTAGGGACCGGCGCGGCGAGCAAACTGGAATTCGCTGCATGATCAGATGCTTATGATGATTTGGCTGTTGAGGCGGTAGAGGCGCTCGCCGCGTCCAGCAACCTTGATACGCACATCACGGGCCTGCACATCGCCGATCCTTTGCTTGGCAGCGATATTG
Coding sequences within it:
- the bamE gene encoding outer membrane protein assembly factor BamE domain-containing protein, encoding MTLKLLALPLLATLGLSPAIAGEKAGTTSAYVGRVDPSAFHPTPLEHKKLGVVVDPAAVRMITPGVDKFTVYRLIGTPHFDEGITRRWNYVLFFPTAPGSTERVRCRMEIRFTRQRGLYNVSVSEVIWQDQACADRVAAAD
- a CDS encoding YadA family autotransporter adhesin, with the protein product MTTVEGDVTNLDGRVTTIEGDLTNINNGGGIKYFHANSSDPDSQALGTNSVAIGPNAVANNAGDIALGSGSTTDVAVATGGTTINGTAYTFAGTTPTSTVSVGAAGAERTITNVAAGRVDGGSTDAINGSQLFATNQAVDGLGTEVTNLGNTVTNLGNSFTSLDGRVTTVEGSLTNLGNTITNIAGDTNSVFTDANGDGIRYARTNETGLAPTDAFAQGVGSTALGYQAQASAGNAVALGRGAQATVDGSLALGAGSVADRALAPTVGQIPATTGYIPYNTSDQTLLGAISVGSAGAYRQITNVADGTQAQDAVTIRQLAGALSSFAVTPIMYFHANSTAADSLAIGQESVAIGPQTVVNGNNGIGMGNGAIVQATAPGGTAIGQNAQVAQADAIALGTNAQGNGIQSVAIGAGANATHSGSVALGAGATTSVGSESGYTGYGLTAPQNSAGEVSVGSAGAERKVTNVAAGSAATDAVNVSQLQAVDNKVTNLDNRVTNVDNRVTEVANNVTNLGDSVANSLGGGSTYDPTTGTVTTQLNVGGNTYNNVNDALQSLNQTASAGWNIQANGGPSTNIGSNGTLNVTAGSNTVVTLNGNQLQVGVVDNPTFAGMVTANGGLTVGANTSVNMGGNVVQNVGAGAVNATSTDAVNGAQLHQVQQVANNSVQYDADHNSVTLNPGGSAATIHNVAAGVAPTDAVNVQQLNDGLSKTLQSANAYTDQKVAGIQYDLSQVRREANAGTAGALAAAGMPQAFEPGRGMLAFGGGTYRGQSAFALGLSRVMDDGVTVVKAGATYDTQQHVGANVGVGFQF
- a CDS encoding response regulator transcription factor, which codes for MRIIVLEEGAGSDEPLHKRLRREGFEAEGAGSALEFYRSMAMDSYDIVVIDAGPSDQVGLEIASWLRRKGGVGIILLTVGNRPQDRIGAFESGVDLHLAKPVAGDELVHGVHSLARRIVRGEMRVPAPVTAEPRWFFDPVHWTLQAPNRRLVKLTAVETRFVQRLLIQSGAVIARAELRAELGYGTDQAGDKNLDAVIRRLRRKIEKATGDPAPIQTVHGRGYLFSAPIRLERRRTPAR